A single window of Eucalyptus grandis isolate ANBG69807.140 chromosome 1, ASM1654582v1, whole genome shotgun sequence DNA harbors:
- the LOC104455436 gene encoding L-type lectin-domain containing receptor kinase IX.1 — MNLVLALVKTMCSMQHANCCSLSFYAPLIVFSLVCYPIIPYVSPVQFNISNFRDNSNDILYEGVAVATAYGFIDLTPQGPVEQRYKVGRIQYSKPIYIRDPITGRQADFSTHFSFTIEPFSPNKYSDGLAFFLAPTGFSIPHNSAGPFLGLFNASTVNDGPRNRIVMVEFDTFVNTEFDTFANTEFDPQDLHIGININSIFSKVHSHWDIKSHSGNATNVVVTYNSTIKNLSVFWSFAGDPISVDKKSPSLSYQIDLAQVLPESVAIGISASCGGAGERHIINSWGFTSDLDTVRPPSTNSPVKWAHYPSTNSPVKWAHYKIYRLFTFITAPLASLMLIVSAGSCLFMIKMRKKYEHCALTDMEKEIRALPIKFSYQELVEATSSFSQDRRLGQGGSCHVYKGLVNSLDRQVAVKRIFTESKHSEKVFINEVKILSRAIHRNLVRFIGWCQEKGEFLLVYEYMPNGSLDNHLFGTRKVLPWDVRYRIALGLASALNYLHEDLEQCVLHRDIKTANILLDTDFNTKLGDFGVSKLVDPQFMTQTTDVVGTYGYLAPEYLNERKATRESDMFSFGVVVLEITCGRRTYQDGEFHVPLYKWVWQLYLVGNMLEAVDQKLDSSFDRKEMECLMVVGLWCVHPDPRRRPKAGQVIRFLQLEVPVPELSPAAYEAPTFYQPSAPRIDSSSSSSSSQEIVHVKQDETSVPKPHSSTLSLGWRRTNLGVSEMVPHARSFYSQ, encoded by the coding sequence ATGAACCTCGTCCTTGCACTTGTAAAAACCATGTGTAGCATGCAGCATGCGAACtgttgttctctttctttttacgcTCCCTTAATTGTCTTCTCCCTTGTCTGCTACCCTATTATCCCCTATGTCAGTCCCGTCCAGTTCAATATAAGTAACTTTCGCGACAACTCAAATGACATACTCTACGAAGGAGTTGCGGTTGCAACGGCGTATGGCTTCATTGATCTCACCCCACAAGGCCCCGTTGAACAGCGTTATAAGGTAGGCCGCATTCAGTATTCCAAACCCATCTATATTAGAGATCCTATTACTGGGAGACAAGCAGACTTCTCTACCCATTTTTCTTTCACCATTGAACCTTTCAGTCCCAACAAATACAGCGACGGCCTGGCCTTTTTTCTTGCTCCTACTGGCTTTTCAATACCACACAACTCGGCTGGTCCGTTTCTCGGATTGTTCAATGCCAGCACAGTCAATGATGGGCCTCGGAACCGAATTGTGATGGTTGAGTTCGATACTTTTGTGAACACTGAGTTCGATACTTTTGCGAACACAGAATTTGACCCTCAAGATCTGCACATAGGAATCAACATAAACTCGATCTTTTCAAAGGTTCATTCCCATTGGGATATCAAATCACACAGCGGAAATGCAACTAATGTCGTGGTAACCTATAATTCTACCATCAAGAATCTTAGTGTGTTCTGGTCGTTCGCTGGAGATCCGATTTCTGTGGACAAGAAAAGCCCCTCGCTTTCTTACCAAATCGACCTTGCTCAAGTTCTTCCTGAATCGGTCGCAATCGGCATTTCAGCTTCTTGTGGCGGCGCTGGGGAGAGGCACATCATCAATTCATGGGGGTTTACTTCGGACTTGGATACTGTACGCCCCCCGTCGACCAATTCACCCGTAAAGTGGGCACACTACCCGTCGACCAATTCACCCGTAAAGTGGGCACACTACAAAATCTATAGGTTGTTCACATTTATCACTGCCCCTTTAGCAAGTCTAATGCTGATTGTTTCAGCGGGGTCTTGCCTGTTTATGatcaaaatgaggaaaaaatacGAGCATTGTGCTCTGACCGACATGGAGAAAGAGATAAGAGCATTGCCGATCAAATTCTCATATCAAGAGTTGGTCGAAGCTACAAGTAGCTTCTCACAGGATCGAAGACTCGGCCAAGGAGGGTCTTGCCATGTTTATAAAGGACTTGTGAACAGTTTAGATCGCCAAGTTGCTGTCAAGAGAATCTTCACGGAATCCAAACATTCCGAGAAGGTCTTCATCAATGAAGTGAAGATATTAAGCCGTGCGATACATCGAAATCTAGTACGATTCATTGGATGGTGCCAAGAGAAAGGTGAATTTTTGCTcgtttatgaatacatgcctaATGGTAGCCTTGATAATCATCTCTTTGGAACTCGAAAAGTTCTCCCTTGGGATGTAAGGTACAGGATAGCTCTCGGGCTGGCATCAGCCCTTaattatcttcatgaagatcTAGAGCAATGTGTTCTTCACAGAGATATAAAAACGGCCAACATATTGCTAGACACAGATTTCAACACTAAGCTCGGTGACTTTGGAGTATCTAAGCTGGTCGACCCCCAATTCATGACTCAAACAACCGATGTGGTGGGGACGTATGGTTATCTGGCACCAGAATATCTCAACGAACGGAAGGCTACTAGAGAGTCCGACATGTTCAGCTTTGGGGTCGTGGTTCTAGAAATCACTTGCGGTAGGAGGACCTATCAGGATGGAGAATTTCATGTCCCACTGTACAAGTGGGTCTGGCAGCTTTACCTTGTTGGAAATATGCTCGAAGCAGTGGACCAGAAGCTGGATTCAAGCTTCGATAGGAAGGAAATGGAATGCTTGATGGTGGTGGGACTGTGGTGTGTGCATCCAGATCCCAGGAGAAGGCCAAAAGCAGGACAAGTTATCAGGTTTCTTCAGCTAGAAGTCCCTGTGCCCGAGCTTTCACCCGCTGCATATGAGGCTCCCACTTTTTATCAGCCATCAGCACCAAGAATagattcttcttcatcttcttcttcaagtcaaGAAATAGTTCATGTAAAGCAAGATGAAACATCGGTCCCAAAGCCACACAGCAGCACGTTGAGTTTGGGATGGAGGAGGACAAACTTGGGAGTCAGTGAAATGGTTCCTCATGCACGGTCCTTTTACTCTCAATAA